The following are from one region of the Acidobacteriota bacterium genome:
- a CDS encoding PilZ domain-containing protein has product MSDARTGKRFPLELPIKIHKGDATVDTSGVTGNLSAAGVYIRADASLEVGSPVEFEITLPPDVTGGKEDVVIQCRGRVVRTDEPAAGAAPTDNRGVACVIDSYEFVRNS; this is encoded by the coding sequence GTGTCCGACGCGCGCACTGGAAAAAGGTTTCCGCTGGAATTGCCGATAAAGATCCATAAGGGCGATGCCACGGTCGATACCAGCGGCGTGACTGGCAATCTGAGCGCTGCCGGCGTTTATATTCGTGCCGATGCATCGCTCGAAGTCGGCTCACCCGTAGAGTTTGAAATCACGCTGCCGCCCGATGTCACCGGCGGCAAAGAAGACGTTGTCATTCAATGCCGCGGCCGCGTCGTGCGGACCGATGAACCCGCGGCTGGCGCTGCTCCCACGGACAATCGTGGCGTAGCCTGCGTAATCGATTCGTATGAGTTCGTCCGTAACTCGTAA
- a CDS encoding O-antigen ligase family protein: protein MARPPIPEPSVSRLSVSASSSALLAGTVVVLLAAPLAFGAVQPWAIFSLESCAAALFIAWGLLQWNHQEIKVEWHPLYAPMLAFAALVALQWITGSTAYRHITYSLLLLYASFGMLVFVATQNLKRSSQARSLAKIICGYGLVVASFSLLQGIAPNGKLYWIWPLEQGGLIYGPYVNHNHYAGLMEMLVPFPLVLALSRHTEGNRKLVVAGIGALMAGTIFLSGSRGGMLAFAAEMIVLAILLRKRGDWKQHVALGLFLAVVIGFLIWLGGNKLSHRMASIESETRQELTGGVRVTIDRDCLRMLRERPFLGWGLGTFPVVYPQFRSFYTSFFVNQAHNDYLQLLVETGIPGFAIAIWFLFLTFRRARAKLKNWTDTVNGTLTVAALLGCGGILIHSFLDFNLQIPANAALFYVLCAVAAAAPFPESQRRRVRRHNLILEPKPRHIES, encoded by the coding sequence TTGGCACGTCCGCCCATTCCTGAACCGTCCGTTTCGCGCTTGAGCGTGAGCGCATCCAGTTCCGCGCTCTTGGCTGGCACTGTCGTCGTATTGCTTGCGGCTCCCCTGGCTTTCGGTGCGGTCCAACCCTGGGCCATCTTCTCGCTGGAATCCTGCGCTGCTGCGCTGTTCATAGCGTGGGGGCTCCTTCAGTGGAACCATCAGGAGATCAAGGTCGAGTGGCACCCGTTGTATGCTCCCATGCTGGCCTTCGCCGCGCTTGTGGCTCTGCAATGGATCACGGGGAGCACTGCTTACCGCCACATCACCTACTCGCTTCTCCTCCTTTATGCCAGCTTTGGAATGCTGGTTTTTGTCGCCACGCAAAATCTAAAACGATCCTCGCAAGCCAGATCTCTCGCCAAAATCATCTGCGGCTACGGACTGGTGGTCGCCTCTTTTTCCTTGCTGCAAGGAATCGCCCCCAACGGCAAGCTCTATTGGATCTGGCCGCTGGAGCAGGGTGGCCTGATCTACGGTCCCTACGTCAACCACAATCACTACGCTGGACTCATGGAGATGCTCGTTCCCTTCCCGCTGGTGTTGGCCTTGTCGCGCCACACCGAGGGCAATCGCAAGCTGGTCGTGGCCGGGATCGGCGCACTGATGGCGGGAACAATTTTTCTCTCAGGGTCGCGCGGCGGCATGCTCGCCTTCGCTGCGGAGATGATCGTACTGGCAATACTGCTGCGCAAACGTGGGGATTGGAAACAGCACGTCGCCCTCGGACTTTTTCTGGCTGTTGTCATAGGCTTTCTGATTTGGCTGGGCGGAAACAAACTCTCTCACCGCATGGCCAGCATCGAGAGTGAGACGCGGCAGGAGCTCACCGGCGGGGTCCGCGTGACCATCGATCGCGACTGCCTCCGCATGTTGCGCGAGCGACCATTCCTCGGATGGGGGCTGGGAACGTTTCCCGTTGTGTACCCGCAATTCCGAAGCTTCTACACCAGCTTTTTTGTGAATCAGGCCCACAACGACTACTTACAACTGCTGGTGGAGACTGGGATCCCCGGCTTCGCGATTGCGATCTGGTTCCTGTTCCTCACGTTCCGCCGTGCGAGAGCCAAACTGAAAAACTGGACGGACACCGTCAACGGCACCCTTACGGTTGCGGCACTGCTCGGCTGCGGGGGGATATTGATCCACAGCTTTCTTGACTTCAATCTCCAGATTCCCGCCAACGCCGCTCTGTTCTATGTCCTGTGCGCCGTCGCCGCAGCTGCCCCATTTCCGGAATCCCAGCGCCGCCGAGTGCGGCGTCACAATCTGATTCTCGAACCGAAGCCCCGGCACATCGAATCTTAG